One segment of Neoarius graeffei isolate fNeoGra1 chromosome 20, fNeoGra1.pri, whole genome shotgun sequence DNA contains the following:
- the LOC132868245 gene encoding prolyl endopeptidase-like, which produces MAFKYPEARRDESKVEDYHGVKVPDPYWWLEDPDSDETKVFVEEQNKLTMPFLDQCEVREQFHQRLKELYNYPKYSCPYRRGDRYFYFHNEGLQNQNVLYVQDSLDSLASVFFDPNTLSEDGTVALKMGRLSEECEYFAYGLSSAGSDWVTVRFMKADDLTQLPDVLERVKFSCLAWSHDAKGIFYNCYPLQHGKADGTETTTNLNQKLYYHVIGTSQSEDVLVAEFPEHPKWHSSVTISDDGRYAVLSITEGCEPVNQLWYCDLHQLPNGISGLLPWVKLVETFEAQYSYVTNEGTVFTFRTNLDAPRYRVINIDLQKPERENWSTLIPQHHKDVLGFVECVNQNFLLVNYVRDVKDTLQLYELSTGHWIRELPLDVGTVAGLSSKKKYADIFYKFTSFTTPGIIYHYDVSKPDAEPTVFRQVEVKGVQVSDYQTSQVFYPSKDGTKIPMFLVHTRSLQKDGSHPVFLYGYGGFENAIQPFYNTANLLFIRHLGGILAVANIRGGGEYGQTWHKAGTLASKQNCFDDFQCAAEFLIQQGFTTASRIAINGASNGGLLVAACVNQRPDLFGCAVAEVGVMDMLKFHKFTIGHAWTTDYGCADDPEQFKWLIKYSPLHNLPSVDCEAPPFPAILLLTADHDDRVVPLHTLKYAATLQHGVGWRANQKQPLLLRVDTRSGHGAGKPTTKAILEDTHIFSFIAQTLGLHWRE; this is translated from the exons ATGGCTTTCAAATACCCGGAAGCACGACGAGATGAGAGTAAG GTGGAGGATTATCATGGTGTGAAGGTCCCTGATCCGTACTGGTGGCTGGAGGACCCTGATAGTGATGAGACCAAG gtgTTTGTAGAGGAGCAGAATAAACTGACCATGCCGTTCCTGGATCAGTGTGAGGTCCGAGAGCAGTTTCATCAACGCCTCAAAGAACTGTACAACTACCCCAAATACAGCTGCCCCTATAGGAGAGGAGACCG GTATTTTTACTTCCATAACGAGGGACTGCAGAATCAGAACGTGTTGTACGTCCAGGACTCTCTGGACAGTCTGGCTTCTGTCTTCTTCGATCCTAACACACTGTCTGAGGATGGAACTGTTGCTCTCAAGA TGGGCCGTCTGTCAGAGGAGTGTGAGTATTTTGCGTACGGTCTGAGCAGCGCCGGTTCTGATTGGGTGACGGTGAGGTTTATGAAGGCTGATGATCTCACTCAGCTTCCTGATGTCCTGGAGAGAGTGAAGTTCAGCTGCCTCGCCTGGAGCCATGACGCCAAGGGCATCTTTTACAACTGCTACCCCCTGCAGCACGGCAAGGCCGACG GCACGGAGACGACCACCAACCTGAACCAGAAACTCTACTACCATGTGATCGGCACCAGCCAGTCAGAGGATGTGTTGGTGGCGGAGTTCCCAGAGCATCCGAAATGGCACAGCAGCGTCACT atctCAGATGATGGACGTTATGCCGTGTTGTCCATCACTGAAGGTTGTGAGCCTGTAAACCAGTTGTGGTACTGCGACTTACACCAGCTTCCTAACGGcatctcag GTTTGTTGCCGTGGGTGAAGCTGGTGGAAACGTTCGAGGCGCAGTATTCCTACGTGACCAACGAGGGCACCGTGTTCACGTTCCGCACGAACCTGGACGCTCCGCGGTACCGTGTCATCAACATCGACCTGCAGAAGCCTGAGAGGGAGAACTGGAGCACGCTGATCCCTCAACACCACAAAGATGTCCTGG GGTTTGTGGAATGCGTCAATCAGAACTTCCTGCTTGTGAATTACGTCCGTGATGTGAAGGACACGCTCCAGCTGTACGAACTCTCGACCGGACACTGGATTCGTGAGCTGCCGTTAGACGTGGGCACGGTGGCGGGGCTCAGCTCCAAGAAGAAATACGCCGACATCTTCTACAAGTTCACCTCCTTCACCACACCCG GAATCATCTATCACTATGACGTGAGCAAACCGGACGCAGAGCCCACAGTGTTCAGACAGGTGGAGGTGAAGGGCGTGCAGGTCTCTGATTATCAGACCAGccag GTTTTCTATCCTAGTAAAGACGGCACAAAGATCCCGATGTTCCTGGTTCACACTCGCAGTTTACAGAAGGACGGCTCACACCCCGTGTTTCTGTACGGATACGGAGGCTTCGAGAACGCCATTCAACCTTTCTACAA tacagCAAACCTGCTGTTCATCAGACACCTGGGTGGGATTCTTGCCGTGGCCAACATCCGAGGAGGAGGAGAATACGGTCAGACGTGGCACAAAG CGGGAACCTTGGCCAGTAAGCAGAACTGTTTCGATGACTTTCAGTGTGCGGCTGAGTTTCTGATCCAGCAGGGCTTCACCACGGCGAGTCGCATCGCCATCAACGGAGCCTCTAACGGGGGACTGCTCGTgg CTGCGTGTGTGAACCAGCGTCCAGATCTGTTTGGCTGCGCCGTGGCTGAGGTCGGCGTCATGGACATGCTCAAGTTTCACAAGTTCACCATCGGTCACGCCTGGACCACCGACTACGGCTGTGCAGACGACCCCGAGCAGTTCAAATGGCTCATCAA atACTCACCTCTCCATAACCTCCCGTCTGTGGATTGTGAGGCTCCGCCCTTCCCAGCCATCCTGCTGCTGACGGCGGATCATGATGACCGTGTGGTTCCTCTGCACACACTAAAGTATGCGGCAACGCTGCAGCACGGCGTGGGCTGGAGAGCCAATCAGAAACAACCGCTCCTGCTCCGAGTGGACACGCGCAGCGGACACGGAGCTGGGAAACCCACCACCAAGGCCATCCTGGAGGACACCCACATCTTCTCCTTCATAGCTCAGACACTCGGCCTTCactggagagagtga